The following nucleotide sequence is from Terriglobales bacterium.
GGACTGGTTGAGGCGCAGGAACTGCGAACCCTCCAGCCGCTCCTCCAGGCTGTCGAGAGTGCCGCGCACGGTGTAGGTCTGGCTGCCCACGTGCAGGGTCAGGTAGTTGCGCTCCGACTGCGCCCAGTCGATCTTCTCCAGCGCAAGGAAGAAGGCGCGGTCCCTCTGCTTGACCAGGAGCTTGGCGGGCTGCCGGCGCCGGCGCGCCACCTCGTCGAGCAGGCGCGAAAGCTGGGCGCTGACCTCTCCGGCTTCGTCGCGGGCGAGGTGCTCTTTGGCGTCGGCCAGCACGCGCGCGAAGCGGGCCTGGTCGAAGGGCTTCAGCAGGTAGCCGAAGGCGTGGATCTCCAGGGCCTGGATGGCGTATTCGTCGTGCGCGGTGACGAAGACGATGCGCGGCATAGGGCCGGGCTCGAGCGCGCGCACCACCTC
It contains:
- a CDS encoding response regulator, giving the protein MSARPLRAFVVDDEAPARRKIIRFLKQDPEMELVGEAANGPDAVPGIRQSRPDLLFLDVQMPGMDGFEVVRALEPGPMPRIVFVTAHDEYAIQALEIHAFGYLLKPFDQARFARVLADAKEHLARDEAGEVSAQLSRLLDEVARRRRQPAKLLVKQRDRAFFLALEKIDWAQSERNYLTLHVGSQTYTVRGTLDSLEERLEGSQFLRLNQS